In Salmo salar chromosome ssa03, Ssal_v3.1, whole genome shotgun sequence, a single genomic region encodes these proteins:
- the plk3 gene encoding serine/threonine-protein kinase PLK3 gives MDTACFTTSQRTSCLTMNPDLFKPCPEHGQIILPTKPNKPKSEQIKPDLAQVVTDSKTGKSYSKGKLLGKGGFARCYEMTDLSNNKMYAVKVIPQSRVSKPHQRDKITNEIELHKTLHHKHVVKFSHHFEDQDNIYIFLELCSRKSLAHIWKARHTLTDPEVRYYLRQIISGLKYLHHRGILHRDLKLGNFFVNENMELRLGDFGLAAKLETVEQRKKTICGTPNYLAPEVLNRQGHGTESDVWSLGCVMYTLMCGNPPFETLDLKETYKCIKEVKYNLPSTLSPAAQKLISGILQKDPSDRLTLDQILNHQFFTKAFTPDKLPPSSCVTVPELNPPSPAKRFFTKMAKSLFGKRKSKVEKNHCEERESISKLVSGIVKCSISRQMSYKTVCTDEAPPPTVGQQVSSGLLDTPAEEESRKSAASRSFKGTVASSTEPCEDGVTPASIAESAMKVLNSCLSAMPAATRNPPCLSRPKSFIWVTKWVDYSNKYGFGYQLSNQNIGVLFNEGTHLSLCDQRKTVHYCLTNNKHFTFQASALPEQLCSQKQIVELMANYMEQNLMEGGDLHCEDQPSSQPPLLLQWVKTDHALVMLFNNGTLQVNFYTDHTKIILCKSSDSYLLTYISRERVSYTYLLSMLSEMGCSAELKHRMRYVVQLLQHHGDS, from the exons ATGGATACTGCGTGTTTTACCACCTCTCAGCGTACTTCATGTCTCACGATGAATCCGGATCTATTCAAACCTTGTCCAGAACATGGCCAAATTATTCTTCCTACTAAACCGAACAAGCCAAAATCGGAACAAATCAAACCAGATCTCGCCCAGGTGGTGACTGATTCCAAGACAGGAAAATCTTACAGCAAAGGAAAGCTTCTGGGAAAG GGTGGCTTTGCACGATGCTATGAAATGACAGACCTTTCCAACAACAAAATGTATGCTGTGAAGGTGATACCACAGAGCAGGGTGTCAAAACCTCATCAAAGGGATAAG ATAACAAATGAAATCGAACTTCACAAAACCCTACATCACAAACATGTGGTGAAGTTCTCCCATCATTTCGAAGACCAAGACAACATCTATATTTTCCTTGAGCTCTGCAGTAGAAAG TCCCTGGCACACATTTGGAAAGcaagacacacactgacagacccaGAAGTGCGGTACTACCTCCGGCAGATCATATCTGGGCTGAAGTACCTTCACCACAGAGGCATCCTTCACAGGGATCTCAAATTAG GCAATTTCTTTGTGAATGAGAACATGGAGTTGCGGTTGGGAGACTTTGGGCTTGCTGCGAAGTTGGAAACAGTCGAGCAGAGGAAGAA AACAATCTGTGGAACGCCAAACTACCTTGCCCCCGAGGTGTTAAACAGGCAGGGCCATGGAACGGAGTCTGACGTCTGGTCACTAGGTTGTGTAAT GTACACACTGATGTGTGGGAACCCTCCCTTTGAAACCCTTGACCTGAAGGAGACATACAAGTGTATCAAGGAAGTAAAATACAACCTGCCCTCGACCCTGTCTCCTGCGGCTCAGAAGCTCATCTCTGGCATTTTGCAGAAGGACCCCAGTGACCGCCTCACACTGGACCAAATCCTGAACCACCAATTCTTCACCAAG gcTTTCACCCCGGATAAACTGCCTCCCAGCAGCTGTGTGACAGTGCCAGAGCTCAACCCACCCAGCCCTGCCAAGAGGTTTTTCACAAAGATGGCCAAGAGTCTCTTTGGCAAGAGAAAATCCAAAG TGGAGAAGAACCATTGTGAAGAGCGAGAGAGCATCTCCAAACTTGTGTCCGGCATCGTCAAATGCTCCATCAGTCGCCAGATGAGTTACAAAACAGTTTGCACCGATGAG GCTCCCCCTCCCACAGTAGGCCAGCAAGTCAGCTCTGGTCTGCTGGATACTCCAGCTGAGGAGGAGTCCAGGAAGTCTGCAGCATCACGCTCCTTTAAAGGCACGGTGGCCAGCAGCACTGAAC catGTGAAGATGGCGTTACCCCTGCGTCTATAGCGGAGTCGGCCATGAAGGTCCTCAACAGCTGTTTGTCTGCCATGCCTGCAG CTACAAGAAACCCGCCATGTCTTTCCAGGCCCAAATCCTTTATCTGGGTCACAAAGTGGGTTGATTATTCCAACAAATATGGCTTTGGCTACCAGCTCTCCAATCAAAACATTGGTGTGCTCTTCAATGAGGGGACACACTTGAGTCTGTGTGATCAACGCAA GACTGTGCACTACTGCTTGACCAACAACAAACACTTCACCTTTCAGGCCAGTGCTTTACCAGAGCAGCTCTGCAGTCAGAAGCAGATTGTGGAGCTGATGGCCAACTACATGGAACAGAACCTCATGGAG GGTGGCGACCTCCACTGTGAAGACCAGCCTTCCTCCCAGCCACCGCTCCTTCTGCAGTGGGTGAAGACCGACCATGCTCTGGTGATGCTCTTCAACAACGGTACCCTGCAG GTGAATTTCTACACCGACCACACCAAGATCATCCTGTGCAAGTCCTCCGACTCTTACCTACTGACCTACATCAGCCGCGAACGCGTCTCCTACACATACCTCCTGAGCATGCTGTCAGAAATGGGCTGTTCTGCCGAGCTGAAGCACCGCATGCGCTACGTGGTCCAGCTGCTCCAACATCACGGAGATTCATAA